Sequence from the Candidatus Eisenbacteria bacterium genome:
TCAACCTATTTTTTGAGCCTTCGACGCGGACAAGGATTTCATTCGAGATGGCTGAGAAAAGACTGAGCGCTGACACAATCAGCTTTTCGCAGACCGGGTCAAGCGTTTCAAAAGGGGAGACTCTCAAGGACACAGCCAAGAATATCGAGGCGATGGAAATAGACGCGATCGTGATTCGCCACTCTGAGTCGGGTGCCCCGCATTTTCTTGCAAGAAACCTTGATTCAGTGGTCATAAATGCCGGCGATGGTTCACATGAGCATCCGACGCAGGGGCTTCTTGATCTGCTCACAGTCAGGGAGAAAAAGGGAAACCTCGCCGGGCTCAAGATGGTAATCATCGGTGACATCGCTCACAGCAGGGTTGCAAGATCGGATATTTGGGGTTTCACAAAGCTCGGGGCGGACGTTTCAATTTGCGGCCCATCCACGATGATTCCGGCCGAGGTTGAGAAATTCGGTGTCCGTGTTCACACGCGAATCGAGGAAGCGCTGGAAGGTGTCGATGTGGTGAACGTGCTTAGGATTCAGCTTGAAAGGCAGGGGCAGCCCCTCTTTCCATCAGTAAGAGAGTATGCGAAGTTGTTTGGAATCGATGGCGAGAAACTGAAGAGGGCGAAGAGCGACTGCATTGTGATGCACCCCGGCCCCATAAACAGGGGAGTTGAGATAGACAACGAAGTGGCCGACGGCGCGCATTCCGTTATACTGGGGCAAGTAACAAACGGCGTTGCTGTAAGAATGGCCGTTCTGTACCT
This genomic interval carries:
- a CDS encoding aspartate carbamoyltransferase catalytic subunit, with translation MLNRKDLLGLEDLTKEEIVTILDTASSFKEVLERPIRKVPALRGKTVVNLFFEPSTRTRISFEMAEKRLSADTISFSQTGSSVSKGETLKDTAKNIEAMEIDAIVIRHSESGAPHFLARNLDSVVINAGDGSHEHPTQGLLDLLTVREKKGNLAGLKMVIIGDIAHSRVARSDIWGFTKLGADVSICGPSTMIPAEVEKFGVRVHTRIEEALEGVDVVNVLRIQLERQGQPLFPSVREYAKLFGIDGEKLKRAKSDCIVMHPGPINRGVEIDNEVADGAHSVILGQVTNGVAVRMAVLYLLVGKSAPFLPLEEGEKDH